One window of Oreochromis niloticus isolate F11D_XX linkage group LG23, O_niloticus_UMD_NMBU, whole genome shotgun sequence genomic DNA carries:
- the LOC102081515 gene encoding uncharacterized protein LOC102081515 isoform X3 — MLCFAAQKKNVMCKYEDLGAFWLDTTIFTFTWSMSAVEYVRRARTNLVRTLKGLTTVIVENLYQRGVFSEEEVSKINTERDDFDKNRGIVDTVIKGGEAACYEFLRIIDITRKRSTERPPSFLENTDSNSSSRDKFDLSYWISCFSFKEDTNMDVTYLQGPSPCHRYQQKLKSKAQKISERSWTQSKAVLFNKETSLSYSSLVLDTQGQASASKIKKSKIKKSRKVRTKKLKAHIPEDKQETSPSELLKTYERKILLVGKPGIGKTAVVHQMLKLWSEKDNKDIDYMFYFDMRETPNITEVHKLKDLLFCKFSEPDEGKDKVLEDLKNNADSVTIIFDGVADVPSSSTQSVVLELIQKTLLPEAKIIITCRPEVESADFLLDWDCLRVEVKGFSEQGIREYLSKNLSEEHFSKVLCNLELFSLCHVPMYALMVVACFSFEGTVFCPHPCTVTEIYLNILHFCNQRNVGKTSENEAVQCNAILSLAEAAFYATKGKNVNLTSLTQIDRCANLGFMNKLLIQAGPVQKKPLCAFLHYTIQEVFAALWLLKDPERIRSVVQQCLTDDIKHMKHLVPFLCGLLNEKNMDLLQFLFTSQHLRETSGWFFKHLVTTFVDCSDTEDCEIDLLFLCQCLYESQSAEACVYLLDKLDYSLDLSGETLNPQQCYAVSYIISQSKERKIQLNLEDTTVSKQGVRPLLGCLSKLQRTDFLSWQLWTICLLSEVEVDYISLLCFAENQLHLSVNSQTQLYDRAGKVLQKSAEKVKVCLHWDHRSSVYQSVSKFLLLCLPNIHSLSVDTKTSDEDRTKFFVNLFCAAAEREQQTGEKILELLSSVCTYQTFPFNERCKDDDDDHDMKKRQCDLLLDLYSKVKDCEAKTGLSVLPSLQSVFQSAPAVWFINLSERKTSILLEVLKLQPEKKQVELTQYTHKKSKIRSFLQCLPYISQLSVDSLGPRLHEAVRFFVNLFCAAAEREQQTGEKILELLSSVCTYQTFPYGNINLSDYGKKCQSDFLLDLYSKVKDCEAKTGLSVLPSLQSVFQSAPAVWFINLSERTTSILLEVLKLQPEKKQVELTQYTHKKSKIRSFLQCLPYISQLSVDSLGPRLHEAVRFFVNLFCAAAEREQQTGEKILELLSSVCRCHNFPYVNTNLTDYGKKCQSDFLLDLYSKVKDCESKTGLSVLPSLQSVFQSAPAVWSINLSERKTSILLEVLKLQPEKKQVELTQYTHKKSKIRSFLQCLPYISQLSVDTKTSDEDRTKFFVNLFCAAAEREQQTGEKILELLSSVCTYQTFPFNERCKDDDDDMKKRQCDHLLDLYSKVKDCEAKTGLSVLPSLQSVFQSAPAVWFINLSERKTSILLEVLKLQPEKKQVELTQYTHKKSKIRSFLQCLPYISQLSVYFEDPDEEIRFFVNLFCAAAEREQQTGETILELLSSVCTFNMFPFDGYDDDLDKYRCDLLLDMCSDVKDCETKTGLSVLPSLQSVFQSAPAVWFINLSERKTSILLEVLKLQPEKKQVELTQYTHKKSKIRSFLQCLPYISQLSYSVYPDWTDPFEGARFFVNLFCAAAEREQQTGETILELLSSVCTYQTFPVNDIFINDCYRSDFLLDLYCHVKDYETKTGLSVLPSIQSVFQSAPAVWSINFIYTNFSILLEVLKLQSEKKQVELREWPEEEEEEDSVLRSFLQCLPYISQLSCDPDFFQSVCTSMSVRSREEAQQLKSLLQLLGFQLLLTGELHRKSCWSVGRVLKLCSSKVDLILTPSKMSARGAALLFRHTTQLHSLRLSIDMSLLLFQWVRRGRVVCPLAVEELSLVPKKARPSHRVMLRAVSSLASLLRYWTVARLDLTETCIPAQGLITLLLHDGPLTVKLSEESFQQLLCLLHEIQDKDLTLSFLSKVGGDLTSCCLNWELLHYLLQQSSAQTITVDLRKNFFLQEETTRLLPFLDRIVFKRPSPSFVMSSIRELYRAHDSHAVPSLLRSFGHVINLSSRELDSVDCAALIFILKHGDGVKLNLLWTSIPAEGVESILFMLDKVSHLSVDRNQLLRFIHCCAACDVQQEAASGLLRTLQHSLDLSCSSCVELPEEDQPEPLSLTADDCRAVSTILTHSSRDTQLDLRDCEVEDSVLDLLFPVLHRVRLRVSKTVLLQLLSLVPVNSERDTVRRAVSLCGALGGELDLSHSTLDQRACGALVQMLDSCEGLTELDLSHCQLTDQLLLPLITHLHKVQVLDLSHNQITDASTDVLLQLLSINPSIDCVRLYSNNIVHRAAFKEHKQFEVW, encoded by the exons CCACAGATACCAGCAAAAGCTGAAATCCAAAGCTCAGAAGATTTCAGAAAGATCATGGACCCAAAGTAAAGCAGTCCTGTTCAACAAGGAGACATCTTTGTCGTACTCGTCACTTGTGTTAGACACACAAGGACAGGCTTCAgcatccaaaataaaaaaatcaaagatcAAGAAAAGCAGGAAGGTTCGTACTAAAAAACTAAAGGCCCACATACCTGAGGACAAACAGGAAACTTCCCCCAGTGAACTGCTGAAAACGTATGAAAGAAAAATCCTTTTGGTAGGAAAACCTGGAATTGGGAAAACGGCTGTGGTCCATCAGATGTTGAAACTGTGGTCAGAGAAAGACAACAAGGATATAGATTACATGTTCTACTTTGATATGAGAGAAACACCCAACATCACAGAGGTCCATAAACTGAAGGATCTTCTCTTCTGTAAGTTCAGTGAACCAGATGAAGGCAAAGACAAAGTCTTAGAGGATTTAAAGAATAATGCTGACAGTGTTACTATAATTTTTGATGGAGTGGCAGATGTCCCCTCTTCATCAACCCAGTCTGTAGTGCTGGAGCTCATACAGAAGACTCTTCTACCTGAAGCAAAGATCATCATCACCTGCAGACCAGAGGTGGAGTCAGCAGACTTCCTGTTAGATTGGGACTGTCTCAGAGTGGAAGTgaaaggcttcagtgaacagggCATCAGAGAGTACTTATCCAAGAATCTGAGTGAGGAACACTTCAGCAAAGTTTTGTGTAACTTGGAGTTGTTCTCTCTGTGCCATGTCCCCATGTACGCCCTGATGGTGGTTGCCTGCTTTAGTTTTGAAGGCACAGTTTTCTGTCCGCATCCCTGCACAGTTACCGAAATATACCTCAATATCCTCCATTTCTGCAATCAGAGAAATGTTGGAAAGacatctgaaaatgaagccgtccAGTGCAATGCAATACTATCTTTAGCTGAAGCTGCTTTTTAtgcaacaaaaggaaaaaatgtgaaCCTGACATCACTAACCCAGATTGACAGGTGTGCTAATTTGGGCTTTATGAACAAACTTCTAATTCAAGCCGGTCCCGTTCAAAAGAAACCCTTGTGTGCTTTTCTCCACTACACAATTCAGGAGGTTTTTGCAGCTCTGTGGCTCCTGAAGGATCCAGAAAGGATCAGGAGTGTTGTTCAACAGTGTCTCACTGACGACATCAAACACATGAAACATTTGGTTCCTTTTTTGTGTGGACTGTTAAATGAGAAGAACATGGACTTGTTACAATTTCTGTTTACTTCTCAGCATCTCAGAGAAACATCTGGCTGGTTCTTCAAACACTTGGTGACCACCTTTGTAGATTGTAGTGACACTGAGGACTGTGAAATAGACTTGCTGTTCTTATGTCAGTGTCTCTATGAGTCTCAGTCTGCTGAAGCCTGTGTTTATCTTCTGGATAAACTGGACTACTCTCTTGATCTGAGTGGGGAGACTCTCAATCCTCAGCAATGCTATGCCGTGTCCTATATAATCAGCCAGAGTAAGGAGAGGAAAATACAGCTGAACCTGGAGGATACAACAGTATCAAAACAAGGAGTGAGACCATTACTAGGATGTCTGAGCAAACTACAAAG GACTGACTTCTTATCATGGCAGCTGTGGACCATTTGTCTTCTcagtgaggtggaggtggattacATCAGCTTACTTTGCTTTGCTGAAAACCAGCTGCACCTTTCAGTAAACAGTCAAACACAACTCTATGACCGAGCTGGAAAAGTTCTGCAGAAAAGTGCTGAGAAGGTTAAAGTCTGCCTCCACTGGGATCACAGAAGTTCTGTTTACCAATCTGTCAGCAAGTTTCTCTTACTGTGTTTACCCAACATCCACTCACTCAG TGTTGATACAAAGACATCAGATGAAGACAGAACAAAGTTCTTTGTgaatctgttctgtgcagcagcagagagagaacagcagacaggagagaagatactggagctgttatcatcagtgtgcaCATATCAAACATTCCCTTTTAATGAGAGATGCAAGGATGATGACGATGACCATGATATGAAGAAACGTCAGTGTGATCTCCTCCTGGATCTGTACTCCAAAGTGAAGGACTGTGAGGCTAAAACAGGCTtgagtgtccttccatcattacagtcagttttccagtcagctcctgcagtctggttcataaacctctcagagagaaagacctccatccttctggaagtgctgaaactccaaccagagaagaaacaagtggagctgacaCAGTACACTCATAAAAAGAGTAAAATTAGGAGTTTCCtgcagtgtctgccttatatctcacagctcag TGTTGATAGTTTGGGGCCACGTCTTCATGAAGCAGTCAGGTTCTTTGTgaatctgttctgtgcagcagcagagagagaacagcagacaggagagaagatactggagctgttatcatcagtgtgcaCATATCAAACATTCCCCTATGGGAACATAAACTTGAGTGATTATGGAAAAAAGTGTCAAAGTGACTTCCTGCTGGATCTGTACTCCAAAGTGAAGGACTGTGAGGCTAAAACAGGCTtgagtgtccttccatcattacagtcagttttccagtcagctcctgcagtctggttcataaacctctcagagagaacgacctccatcctcctggaagtgctgaaactccaaccagagaagaaacaagtggagctgacaCAGTACACTCATAAAAAGAGTAAAATTAGGAGTTTCCtgcagtgtctgccttatatctcacagctcag TGTTGATAGTTTGGGGCCACGTCTTCATGAAGCAGTCAGGTTCTTTGTgaatctgttctgtgcagcagcagagagagaacagcagacaggagagaagatactggagctgttatcatcagtgtgcCGATGTCACAATTTCCCCTATGTTAACACAAACTTGACTGATTATGGAAAGAAATGTCAGTCTGATTTCCTGCTGGATCTGTACTCCAAAGTGAAGGACTGTGAGTCTAAAACAGGCTtgagtgtccttccatcattacagtcagttttccagtcagctcctgcagtctggtccataaacctctcagagagaaagacctccatcctcctggaagtgctgaaactccaaccagagaagaaacaagtggagctgacaCAGTACACTCATAAAAAGAGTAAAATTAGGAGTTTCCtgcagtgtctgccttatatctcacagctcag TGTTGATACAAAGACATCAGATGAAGACAGAACAAAGTTCTTTGTgaatctgttctgtgcagcagcagagagagaacagcagacaggagagaagatactggagctgttatcatcagtgtgcaCATATCAAACATTCCCTTTTAATGAGAGATGcaaggatgatgatgatgatatgaAGAAACGTCAGTGTGATCACCTCCTGGATCTGTACTCCAAAGTGAAGGACTGTGAGGCTAAAACTGGCTtgagtgtccttccatcattacagtcagttttccagtcagctcctgcagtctggttcataaacctctcagagagaaagacctccatcctcctggaagtgctgaaactccaaccagagaagaaacaagtggagctgacaCAGTACACTCATAAAAAGAGTAAAATTAGGAGTTTCCtgcagtgtctgccttatatctcacagctcag TGTTTATTTTGAGGATCCAGATGAAGAAATCAGGTTCTTTGTgaatctgttctgtgcagcagcagagagagaacagcagacaggagagacgatactggagctgttatcatcagtgtgcaCATTTAACATGTTCCCTTTTGATGGCTATGATGATGATTTGGACAAATATCGGTGTGATCTCCTCCTGGATATGTGCTCTGATGTGAAGGACTGTGAGACTAAAACAGGCTtgagtgtccttccatcattacagtcagttttccagtcagctcctgcagtctggttcataaacctctcagagagaaagacctccatcctcctggaagtgctgaaactccaaccagagaagaaacaagtggagctgacaCAGTACACTCATAAAAAGAGTAAAATTAGGAGTTTCCtgcagtgtctgccttatatctcacagctcag TTACAGTGTTTATCCTGATTGGACAGATCCATTTGAGGGCGCCAGGTTCTTTGTgaatctgttctgtgcagcagcagagagagaacagcagacaggagagacgatactggagctgttatcatcagtgtgcaCATATCAAACATTCCCTGTTAATGACATTTTCATTAATGATTGTTATCGGTCTGATTTCCTGTTGGATCTGTACTGCCACGTGAAGGACTATGAGACTAAAACAGGCTTGAGTGTCCTCCCATCAAtacagtcagttttccagtcagctcctgcagtctggtccaTAAACTTCATATACACCAACTTCTCCATCCTCCTAGAAGTACTGAAACTCCAAtcagagaagaaacaagtggagctgagaGAATggccagaagaagaagaagaagaagacagtgTACTGAGGAGTTTCCtgcagtgtctgccttatatctcacagctcag CTGTGATCCAGACTTCTTCCAGAGTGTGTGTACATCCATGTCTGTAAGATCCAGAGAGGAGGCCCAGCAGCTGAAGtctctgctgcagctcctggGGTTCCAGCTGCTGTTAACAGGAGAGTTACACAGGAAAAGCTGCTGGTCTGTGGGGAGAGTTCTCAAACTGTGCAGCTCTAAAGTGGATCTCATCCTCACACCCAGCAAGATGTCTGCCAGAGGAGCCGCTCTCCTCTttagacacacaacacaactaCACAGTCTGAG GCTTTCCATCGACATGTCCTTGCTCCTGTTTCAGTGGGTAAGAAGAGGCAGAGTGGTCTGTCCGCTGGCTGTTGAAGAGCTTTCTCTTGTGCCTAAGAAAGCCCGACCATCACACAGAGTAATGTTGAGGGCTGTCAGTAGTTTGGCTTCCCTGCTGAGATACTGGACAGTCGCACGGTTAGACCTGACTGAGACCTGCATCCCTGCTCAGGGTCTCATTACACTGCTGCTCCATGATGGTCCTCTAACAGTCAA ACTGAGTGAAGAGAGCTTCCAGCAGCTTCTGTGTCTCCTCCATGAAATCCAGGACAAGGACTTGACGTTGTCCTTCCTGAGTAAGGTTGGTGGAGACCTGACCTCCTGCTGTCTGAACTGGGAGCTTCTTCACTATCTGCTGCAGCAGTCGTCAGCTCAGACCATCACTGTGGACCTGAGGAAGAACTTCTTCTTACAGGAGGAAACCACACGTCTGCTTCCCTTTCTGGACAGGATTGTGTTTAAAAG gCCCAGTCCCAGCTTTGTGATGAGCTCCATCAGAGAGCTCTACAGAGCTCATGACAGTCACGCTGTACCCAGTTTACTGAGGTCATTTGGTCATGTGATCAACCTGAGCAGCAGAGAGCTGGACTCAGtggactgtgctgctctgatcTTCATCCTCAAACACGGAGACGGAGTTAAACTGAACCTCCTGTGGACCTCCATACCAGCAGAGGGAGTAGAGTCCATCCTCTTCATGCTGGACAAAGTTTCTCATCTCAG TGTTGACAGGAACCAGCTGCTGAGGTTCATCCACTGCTGTGCTGCCTGTGACGTCCAGCAGGAGGCAGCGTCAGGCCTGCTGAGGACTCTGCAGCACAGCTTGGATCTGTCCTGCTCCTCCTGTGTGGAGCTACCAGAGGAGGATCAGCCTGAGCCTCTGAGTCTGACTGCTGATGACTGCAGGGCCGTCTCCACCATCCTGACACACAGCAGCCGGGACACACAGCTCGACCTGCGAGACTGTGAGGTGGAGGACAGCGTGCTGGACCTGCTGTTTCCTGTCCTCCACAGGGTCCGCCTCAG AGTCAGTAAAActgtcctcctccagctgctgtCTCTGGTTCCTGTGAACAGTGAGAGGGACACAGTGAGGCGGGCGGTGTCCCTGTGTGGAGCCCTGGGTGGAGAGCTGGATCTCAGTCACAGCACGCTGGATCAGAGGGCCTGTGGGGCTTTGGTCCAGATGCTGGACTCGTGTGAAGGGCTGACAGAGCTGGACCTCAGTCACTGTCAGCTCACTGACCAGCTGCTGCTCCCTCTCATCACACATCTGCACAAAGTCCAAGTCCTGGA tCTGAGTCACAATCAGATCACTGATGCTTCGACTGATGTGTTACTGCAGCTGCTCTCCATCAACCCCTCCATCGACTGTGTGCG ACTCTACAGCAACAACATCGTGCACAGAGCAGCCTTCAAGGAACACAAGCAGTTTGAGGTCTGGTGA